A genomic region of Lycorma delicatula isolate Av1 chromosome 4, ASM4794821v1, whole genome shotgun sequence contains the following coding sequences:
- the Pdhb gene encoding pyruvate dehydrogenase E1 beta subunit produces the protein MLSFSTSSPLLKKCAKLLSSRTFSTCKILRAQQMTVRDALNSALDEEMERDERVFLLGEEVAMYDGAYKVSRGLWKKYGDKRVIDTPITEIGFAGIAVGSAMAGLRPICEFMTFNFSMQAIDQIINSAAKTFYMSAGMVNVPIVFRGPNGAAAGVAAQHSQCFGAWYSHCPGLKVLSPYNSEDSKGLLKAAIRDPDPVVFLENELLYGVSYPMSDEALSKDFVLPIGKAKIERPGQHVTVVGHSKAVETALDAAKELAGQGIELEVINLRSLRPLDIDTIAKSVAKTNHCISVEGGWPQCGIGSEICARIMESETFYHLDAPVVRVTGVDAPMPYTKSLEIAALPQPYDVVTAVKTLLGVK, from the exons ATGTTGTCGTTTTCCACTTCTAGTCCACTCTTGAAG aaatgtgCGAAACTTCTTTCGAGCCGAACTTTCTCAACATGCAAGATTCTAAGAGCACAGCAA ATGACTGTGCGAGATGCTTTAAATTCAGCATTAGATGAAGAAATGGAAAGAGATGAACGAGTATTTTTACTGGGTGAGGAGGTCGCAATGTATGATGGAGCTTACAAAGTTTCACGAGGGTTATGGAAAAAGTATGGAGACAAAAGAGTAATTGATACACCGATTACAGAAATAGGATTTGCTGGAATAGCTGTTGGTTCTGCTATG gCTGGATTAAGGCCAATTTGTGAATTTATGACTTTCAATTTTTCAATGCAAGCAATtgatcaaataataaattctgcTGCAAAAACTTTCTACATGTCAGCTGGAatg gttAATGTCCCAATTGTGTTCAGAGGTCCTAATGGAGCTGCTGCAGGAGTTGCTGCTCAACATTCACAGTGTTTTGGTGCTTGGTACAGCCACTGTCCTGGTCTAAAG gTTTTATCACCATATAATTCTGAAGATTCAAAAGGTCTGCTTAAAGCTGCTATCAGAGATCCAGATCCTGTTGTTTTCCTAGAAAATGAACTTCTGTATGGTGTCAGTTACCCGATGTCTGATGAAGCATTATCAAAAGATTTTGTATTGCCTATTGGGAAAGCAAAAATTGAAAGACCTG GTCAGCATGTAACAGTAGTTGGTCATTCAAAAGCTGTTGAAACAGCTTTAGATGCTGCTAAAGAATTGGCTGGACAAGGGATTGAACTTGAAGTTATTAATCTAAGATCTTTACGACCACTTGATATTGATACAATTGCCAAATCGGTTGCAAAAACCAATCATTGTATTTCAGTTGAAGGAGGCTGGCCGCAGTGTGGTATTGGATCTGAGATCTGTGCTCGCATTATGGAAA gTGAAACATTTTACCACTTAGATGCTCCTGTCGTAAGAGTGACTGGTGTCGATGCTCCTATGCCTTATACAAAAAGTTTAGAAATTGCAGCGTTACCACAACCTTATGATGTTGTAACAGCAGTAAAAACACTTCTAGGTGTAAAgtga